Proteins from one Deinococcus actinosclerus genomic window:
- a CDS encoding ABC transporter ATP-binding protein produces MSSSAVPSPAVPPDAPPRSALGVLGTYLGPLKWQVAALAALLLTGTGLNLLLPQLLQQFVDNAKQGAGADVAGLVRLAGLYILLAVGVQLMTAGATYVGARVGWTATNRLRADLMAHLLSLDMREHKERTPGEMIERIDGDVTALSNFFSQFAVRVFGAALLLTGALVMFFREDWRIGLGVTVFTAVTLTAMNRVRKLGVEPTRLEREASARLFGFVEERLAGLEDVRSLGAGGHHLRRFLDVQRHFFTRSISSWRRRSVVWQLSMALFAVGYVGVLGAAVGLYASGAITLGTAFLLYQYMTLVEEPIDQLTQQLQDLQKAGASLGRVSELLALRSAVRGGETPLPAGPLPLAFRDVTFSYAPEDPQARGVLRGVNFELPAGQTVGLLGRTGSGKTTLTRLISRLYDATQGEILLGGVNVQATPLHDLRSRVAVVTQDVQLFQASVRDNLSFFDPHVTDAQVEAALHEVGLSTWLARLPDGVRTPLPTGSLSAGEAQLLAFARVMLRDPSLIILDEPSSRLDPATEALLTAAMTRLLSGRTAIIIAHRLDTVARADRILVLGDGEVLEDGRRDDLARDPRSHYAALLRAGQLNEHEGVLA; encoded by the coding sequence ATGTCGTCTTCTGCCGTTCCGTCTCCTGCCGTGCCACCTGACGCTCCGCCGCGGAGCGCGCTGGGGGTGCTGGGCACCTACCTGGGGCCGCTGAAGTGGCAGGTGGCGGCGCTGGCCGCGCTGCTGCTGACCGGCACGGGCCTGAACCTGCTGCTGCCGCAGCTGCTGCAACAGTTCGTGGACAACGCCAAGCAGGGCGCAGGCGCGGACGTCGCGGGACTGGTGCGGCTGGCGGGCCTGTACATCCTGCTCGCGGTGGGCGTGCAGCTCATGACCGCCGGGGCGACGTACGTGGGCGCGCGGGTCGGCTGGACCGCCACGAACCGCCTGCGCGCCGACCTGATGGCGCACCTGCTGTCGCTGGACATGCGCGAACACAAGGAGCGCACGCCGGGCGAGATGATCGAACGGATCGACGGGGACGTGACGGCCCTGAGCAACTTCTTCTCGCAGTTCGCGGTGCGGGTGTTCGGCGCGGCGCTGCTGCTGACCGGCGCGCTGGTCATGTTCTTCCGCGAGGACTGGCGGATCGGACTGGGCGTGACCGTGTTCACCGCCGTCACGCTGACCGCCATGAACCGCGTGCGGAAGCTGGGCGTGGAACCCACCCGCCTGGAACGCGAGGCGAGCGCGCGGCTGTTCGGCTTCGTCGAGGAGCGTCTCGCGGGCCTGGAGGACGTGCGCAGCCTGGGCGCGGGCGGGCATCACCTGCGGCGCTTCCTGGACGTGCAGCGCCATTTCTTCACGCGCTCGATCAGCTCGTGGCGGCGGCGCAGCGTCGTGTGGCAGCTGAGCATGGCGCTGTTCGCGGTCGGGTACGTGGGCGTGCTGGGCGCGGCGGTGGGCCTGTATGCCAGCGGCGCGATCACGCTGGGCACGGCGTTCCTGCTCTACCAGTACATGACGCTGGTGGAGGAACCCATCGACCAGCTCACGCAGCAGCTTCAGGACCTCCAGAAGGCCGGGGCGAGCCTGGGGCGCGTGTCGGAACTGCTCGCGCTGCGCAGCGCCGTGCGCGGGGGCGAGACGCCCCTCCCGGCGGGACCGCTGCCGCTGGCGTTCCGGGACGTGACCTTCAGCTACGCCCCCGAGGACCCGCAGGCGCGCGGCGTGCTGCGCGGCGTGAACTTCGAGCTGCCCGCCGGGCAGACCGTGGGCCTGCTGGGCCGCACCGGCAGCGGCAAGACCACCCTCACCCGCCTGATCTCCAGGCTGTACGACGCCACGCAGGGCGAGATCCTGCTGGGCGGCGTGAACGTGCAGGCCACGCCCCTGCACGACCTGCGCTCCCGCGTGGCGGTCGTCACGCAGGACGTGCAGCTGTTCCAGGCGAGCGTGCGCGACAACCTCAGCTTCTTCGACCCGCACGTCACCGACGCGCAGGTGGAGGCCGCGCTGCACGAGGTCGGCCTGAGCACCTGGCTGGCCCGCCTGCCCGACGGCGTGCGGACGCCGCTGCCCACCGGGAGCCTGTCCGCCGGGGAGGCGCAGCTCCTGGCGTTCGCGCGCGTCATGCTGCGCGACCCCAGCCTGATCATCCTGGATGAACCCAGCAGCCGCCTCGACCCCGCCACCGAGGCCCTGCTGACGGCCGCCATGACCCGCCTGCTGTCGGGCCGCACCGCGATCATCATCGCGCACCGCCTCGACACCGTCGCCCGCGCCGACCGCATCCTGGTCCTCGGCGACGGCGAGGTGCTCGAGGACGGCCGCCGCGACGACCTCGCCCGCGACCCCCGCAGTCACTACGCGGCCCTGCTGCGCGCCGGACAACTGAACGAACACGAAGGAGTGCTCGCATGA
- a CDS encoding ATP-binding cassette domain-containing protein gives MTTSPLPSSPAPAKERTFPLSKELFRYKPGLFAFNLFMWGMVHASPALLTLAVSGVFRALEQADSLKTGGQPINPAIAAAWVSVAWFAFVRLSRFGIFYGAFRAWIELWYTLDALVRRNLLSYLLTARRSRRLPDTPAEAVSRFRDDVEDVAGYTEVWVDGAGFVLYSVVAITLMARVDPLITALVCTPLLLMVVFVQRLSPTIRTYRRRMREATARVTDFIGETFGAVSAVKLAAREGGMVTHLRSLGETRRHAALRDVLLTELIRGVNTNMVNLAVGLVLLLGANKVRGGTLDVADFVLFIGLLPRLTGSMGFFGDAIARHRRTGVSYDRMTRLLQDAPDTTIVEHHDAYLNREAPAAPPAPTAIPLRELRVDGLTALHPSGLGVHDASFSVARGEFVVVTGRIGSGKSTLLRAVLGLIPTQSGTVAWNGETQDDPASFLVPPRSAYTAQLPNLFSDTLRENITSGADEAHLNRAVQLAVLEPDLHALSGGLDTPVGARGVKLSGGQIQRAAVARMLARPADLLVFDDVSSALDARTEAQLWQGLAQTDATCLVVSHRRAALLRADRILLMEGGRITDEGTLPDLLERSDEMRALWAEQDG, from the coding sequence ATGACCACCTCTCCCCTCCCCTCCTCACCGGCGCCCGCGAAGGAGCGGACCTTCCCGCTGTCGAAGGAACTGTTCCGTTACAAGCCGGGGCTGTTCGCGTTCAACCTGTTCATGTGGGGCATGGTGCACGCCAGCCCGGCGCTGCTGACCCTGGCGGTGAGCGGCGTGTTCCGCGCGCTGGAGCAGGCCGACAGCCTGAAGACCGGCGGGCAGCCGATCAATCCGGCGATTGCCGCCGCGTGGGTGTCGGTCGCGTGGTTCGCGTTCGTGCGCCTGAGCCGCTTCGGGATCTTCTACGGCGCGTTCCGCGCGTGGATCGAGCTGTGGTACACCCTGGACGCCCTGGTGCGCCGCAACCTCCTGAGCTACCTGCTCACCGCCCGCCGCTCCCGGCGCCTGCCCGACACGCCCGCCGAGGCGGTCAGCCGCTTCCGCGACGACGTGGAGGACGTCGCCGGGTACACGGAAGTGTGGGTGGACGGCGCGGGCTTCGTGCTGTACTCCGTGGTGGCGATCACGCTGATGGCCCGCGTGGACCCGCTCATCACGGCGCTGGTGTGCACGCCGCTGCTCTTGATGGTGGTGTTCGTGCAGCGCCTGTCGCCCACCATCCGCACGTACCGCCGCCGCATGCGCGAGGCGACCGCCCGCGTCACCGACTTCATCGGCGAGACCTTCGGGGCCGTGAGCGCCGTGAAACTCGCCGCGCGTGAAGGCGGCATGGTCACGCACCTGCGCTCCTTAGGCGAAACGCGCCGCCACGCCGCGCTGCGGGACGTGCTGCTGACCGAACTGATCCGCGGGGTGAACACGAACATGGTGAACCTCGCCGTGGGCCTCGTGCTGCTGCTCGGCGCGAACAAGGTGCGCGGCGGCACGCTGGACGTCGCGGACTTCGTGCTGTTCATCGGCCTGCTGCCCCGCCTGACCGGCAGCATGGGCTTCTTCGGGGACGCCATCGCCCGCCACCGCCGCACCGGCGTCAGCTACGACCGCATGACCCGCCTGCTGCAGGACGCGCCGGACACCACCATCGTCGAGCACCACGACGCCTACCTGAACCGCGAGGCGCCCGCCGCGCCCCCCGCCCCCACCGCCATCCCCCTGCGCGAGCTGCGCGTGGACGGCCTGACCGCCCTGCACCCCAGCGGTCTGGGCGTCCACGACGCGAGCTTCAGCGTGGCACGCGGCGAGTTCGTGGTGGTTACCGGCCGCATCGGCAGCGGCAAGAGCACCCTGCTGCGCGCCGTGCTGGGCCTCATCCCCACCCAGTCCGGCACCGTCGCCTGGAACGGCGAAACCCAGGACGACCCCGCCTCGTTCCTCGTCCCGCCCCGCAGCGCGTACACCGCGCAACTCCCGAACCTCTTCAGCGACACCCTGCGCGAGAACATCACCAGCGGCGCCGACGAGGCGCACCTGAACCGCGCCGTGCAGCTCGCCGTTCTGGAACCCGACCTGCACGCCCTGAGCGGCGGCCTCGACACCCCCGTCGGCGCGCGCGGCGTGAAACTCAGCGGCGGACAGATCCAGCGGGCCGCCGTCGCCCGCATGCTCGCCCGCCCCGCCGACCTCCTGGTGTTCGACGACGTCAGCAGCGCCCTGGACGCCCGCACCGAGGCGCAACTCTGGCAGGGCCTCGCCCAGACCGACGCCACCTGCCTCGTCGTCAGCCACCGCCGCGCCGCCCTGCTGCGCGCCGACCGCATCCTCCTGATGGAAGGCGGCCGCATCACCGATGAAGGCACGCTGCCTGACCTGCTCGAACGCAGCGACGAGATGCGCGCCCTCTGGGCCGAACAGGACGGATAA
- a CDS encoding ComEC/Rec2 family competence protein yields MTGPKKVPAPRKAAPKKAAPARKTPARAPEASARAIPKAEAKTPPRGRAKKKPAARKGPSPSDLLGVLVLIGTASLAACGWMKQGGQDSPETKPTGGPAGQVTIRFLDIGQGDAILIQSPEGKTALIDGGRSGDRMREYIRELNLDKLDLMVATHADADHIAGLVPAATLKPRVFINNGLGGTTQTWERLVKNLQDAGSTFTKASNQTVNLGSVKLRVIAPPPGMGDGQNENSVGVALQFGSFRALMTGDSETPETEGWLAQERDDLRGPFQVYKSIHHGAANGDSAAWLAYVRPENVVISVGTPNSYGHPTKKALDLYKQAGARVYRTDRQGTVTVQGSGDGTYTITTDR; encoded by the coding sequence GTGACCGGCCCGAAGAAGGTCCCCGCCCCCAGAAAGGCCGCCCCGAAGAAGGCCGCGCCCGCCCGCAAGACCCCCGCCAGAGCGCCTGAAGCCAGCGCCCGGGCCATCCCGAAAGCCGAGGCGAAAACCCCGCCCCGCGGCCGCGCCAAGAAGAAACCCGCTGCCCGCAAGGGCCCCAGTCCGTCAGACCTGCTGGGCGTCCTCGTGCTGATCGGCACTGCCAGCCTCGCCGCGTGCGGCTGGATGAAACAGGGCGGCCAGGACAGCCCAGAAACCAAGCCCACGGGAGGACCCGCCGGGCAGGTCACCATCCGTTTCCTCGACATCGGCCAGGGCGACGCCATCCTGATCCAGAGCCCCGAGGGCAAGACCGCCCTGATCGACGGGGGCCGCAGCGGGGACCGCATGCGCGAGTACATCCGCGAGCTGAACCTCGACAAGCTCGACCTGATGGTCGCCACGCACGCCGACGCCGACCACATCGCGGGCCTCGTCCCCGCCGCCACGCTGAAACCACGCGTGTTCATCAACAACGGCCTGGGCGGCACCACCCAGACCTGGGAGCGCCTCGTGAAGAACCTCCAGGACGCCGGGAGCACCTTCACGAAAGCCAGCAACCAGACCGTGAACCTCGGCAGTGTCAAACTCCGCGTGATCGCCCCACCCCCCGGCATGGGCGACGGGCAGAACGAGAACAGCGTCGGCGTCGCCCTGCAGTTCGGTTCTTTCCGCGCCCTGATGACCGGCGACAGCGAAACCCCGGAAACCGAAGGCTGGCTCGCGCAGGAACGCGACGACCTCAGGGGCCCCTTCCAGGTGTACAAGAGCATCCACCACGGCGCCGCGAACGGCGACAGCGCCGCGTGGCTCGCGTACGTCCGCCCCGAGAACGTCGTCATCAGCGTCGGCACGCCCAACTCCTACGGGCACCCCACCAAGAAGGCTCTGGACCTCTACAAGCAGGCCGGAGCGCGCGTGTACCGCACCGACCGCCAGGGCACCGTCACCGTCCAGGGCAGCGGCGACGGCACGTACACCATCACCACCGACCGCTGA
- a CDS encoding DUF3006 domain-containing protein — protein sequence MMPEDLRSETERSGGQVDPAPQRPGAPTPDRWTVDALEETPHGPVARLERPDGATVDVPARHLPAGVREGDLLAVQDGPDGVRFQALPDETRARRTQAQAQLDALNARQGPPTNDQGEIDL from the coding sequence ATGATGCCCGAAGATCTTCGGTCTGAAACAGAGCGTTCCGGCGGGCAGGTCGACCCGGCACCCCAGCGGCCCGGCGCCCCGACCCCGGACCGCTGGACGGTGGACGCGCTGGAGGAGACGCCCCACGGGCCCGTCGCGCGGCTGGAACGCCCGGACGGCGCGACCGTGGACGTGCCGGCGCGTCACCTCCCGGCCGGCGTGCGCGAAGGCGACCTGCTGGCCGTGCAGGACGGCCCGGACGGGGTGCGCTTCCAGGCGCTGCCCGACGAGACCCGGGCGCGGCGCACGCAGGCGCAGGCGCAGCTGGACGCCCTGAACGCCCGCCAGGGCCCGCCCACCAACGACCAGGGGGAGATCGACCTGTGA
- a CDS encoding GGDEF domain-containing protein, with translation MTTEWTDARRQIARYRSLVQVIAALSRHVRTEELLRTMHGQVKALFASSVTLLARPTPEGGWAVQTLESDVITEQWLGPRQDGLLERVVAGRVRLENDLPAYLERERLTVVRVHYRPDLPHTMSWMGVPLRTGTTVLGVLSVQSYALDAFTPEDLEFLELLAVQLGIVMENAALHEQLEREANTDPLTGLLNRRQFVLRMTEALRRPGAATLAVMDVQQFKRVNDELGHAAGDEVLRGVAETLLDLTAARGQAFRLGGDEFALLLPCGEAQAQEQLGLLLSRLERRALPARPFLNVGLAASQDGESVHDWLRRADSRMYAAKHDHRHLLPLPEQQDAS, from the coding sequence GTGACCACGGAATGGACGGACGCTCGGCGGCAGATTGCCCGGTACCGCTCTCTGGTGCAGGTGATCGCGGCGCTGTCCCGTCACGTCCGCACCGAGGAACTGCTGCGCACCATGCATGGGCAGGTCAAGGCGCTGTTCGCGTCGTCCGTGACCCTGCTGGCGCGCCCCACGCCCGAAGGCGGCTGGGCCGTGCAGACCCTGGAAAGCGACGTGATCACGGAGCAGTGGCTCGGGCCGCGCCAGGACGGCCTGCTGGAACGGGTCGTGGCGGGCCGCGTCCGGCTTGAAAACGACCTGCCCGCGTACCTGGAACGCGAGCGGCTGACGGTGGTGCGCGTGCACTACCGCCCGGACCTGCCGCACACGATGTCGTGGATGGGTGTGCCGCTGCGGACCGGGACGACCGTGCTGGGGGTGCTGTCCGTGCAGAGCTACGCCCTGGACGCCTTCACGCCCGAGGACCTGGAGTTCCTGGAACTGCTGGCCGTGCAGCTGGGCATCGTGATGGAGAACGCCGCGCTGCACGAGCAGCTGGAACGCGAGGCGAACACCGATCCCCTGACCGGCCTCCTCAACCGCCGGCAGTTCGTGCTGCGGATGACCGAGGCGCTGCGCCGGCCGGGCGCGGCGACCCTGGCGGTCATGGACGTGCAGCAGTTCAAGCGCGTCAACGACGAACTGGGGCACGCGGCCGGGGACGAGGTGCTGCGCGGCGTGGCCGAGACGCTGCTGGACCTGACCGCCGCACGCGGCCAGGCGTTCCGGCTGGGCGGGGACGAGTTCGCGCTGCTGCTGCCCTGCGGCGAGGCGCAGGCGCAGGAGCAGCTCGGGCTGCTGCTCAGCCGGCTGGAGCGCCGGGCGCTGCCCGCCCGGCCGTTCCTGAACGTGGGGCTGGCAGCCAGTCAGGACGGCGAGTCCGTGCATGACTGGCTGCGCCGCGCCGACAGCCGGATGTACGCCGCGAAGCACGACCACCGCCACCTGCTGCCCCTGCCCGAGCAGCAGGACGCCTCCTGA
- the mqnE gene encoding aminofutalosine synthase MqnE, whose product MNWLSDPALAPIAQKVESGQRLNFEEGMQLFRTRDLNTLMRLANLRKTALHGDKVYFVHSMRLEFTNICYVGCTFCAFAAHKNEARAWDYSPEEVVAQVGRRYLPGITELHMSSGHHPNHKWEYYPAMVRALRESYPDLQVKAFTAAEIEHLSRISKKPTLDVLRELQAAGLSAMPGGGAEIFADRVRKQVAKNKVKAEKWLQIHSEAHSLGMRTNATMLYGHIETLEERLDHMHRLRELQDDSMARHGGGFHAFIPLAFQPLGNTLAQNLGKTEYTTGLDDLRNLAVARIYLDNFPHIKGYWVMIGSELTQVSLDWGVSDIDGTIQEEHIAHAAGATSPMKLSEQGMIRMIQHAGRLPVLRDAYYNELETFPAQYEAAD is encoded by the coding sequence ATGAACTGGCTCTCCGACCCGGCGCTCGCGCCCATCGCCCAGAAGGTGGAATCGGGGCAGCGCCTGAACTTCGAAGAAGGCATGCAGCTGTTCAGAACCCGCGACCTGAACACCCTGATGCGCCTCGCGAACCTCCGCAAGACGGCGCTGCACGGCGACAAGGTGTACTTCGTGCACTCCATGCGCCTGGAGTTCACGAACATCTGCTACGTGGGCTGCACCTTCTGCGCGTTCGCCGCGCACAAGAACGAGGCCCGCGCCTGGGACTACAGCCCCGAGGAGGTCGTGGCGCAGGTGGGCCGCCGCTACCTGCCCGGCATCACGGAACTGCACATGAGCAGCGGCCACCACCCGAACCACAAGTGGGAGTACTACCCCGCCATGGTCCGCGCGCTGCGCGAATCGTACCCGGACCTGCAGGTGAAGGCCTTCACCGCCGCCGAGATCGAGCACCTGAGCCGGATCAGCAAGAAACCCACCCTGGACGTCCTGCGCGAGCTCCAGGCAGCGGGCCTGAGCGCCATGCCGGGCGGCGGCGCCGAGATCTTCGCCGACCGCGTGCGCAAACAGGTCGCGAAGAACAAGGTCAAGGCCGAGAAGTGGCTGCAGATCCACAGCGAGGCGCACTCCCTGGGCATGCGCACGAACGCCACCATGCTGTACGGCCACATCGAGACGCTGGAAGAACGCCTGGATCACATGCACCGCCTGCGCGAACTGCAGGACGACTCCATGGCCCGCCACGGCGGCGGATTCCACGCGTTCATCCCGCTGGCGTTCCAGCCGCTGGGCAACACCCTGGCGCAGAACCTCGGGAAGACCGAGTACACCACCGGCCTGGACGACCTGCGCAACCTCGCCGTGGCGCGCATCTACCTGGATAACTTCCCGCACATCAAGGGTTACTGGGTGATGATCGGCTCCGAACTCACGCAGGTGAGCCTCGACTGGGGCGTATCGGACATCGACGGCACCATCCAGGAGGAACACATCGCGCACGCCGCCGGGGCGACCAGCCCCATGAAACTGAGCGAGCAGGGCATGATCCGCATGATCCAGCACGCCGGACGCCTCCCCGTGCTGCGCGACGCGTACTACAACGAACTCGAGACCTTTCCCGCGCAGTACGAGGCCGCCGACTGA
- a CDS encoding nuclear transport factor 2 family protein, translating to MPDLDALLAVDDRWNAAYHHGDPGALEGVLAADWLGFLPDGTSISRADLITHFPTDSAPTLMIERHAARIHGDAAVTRLTLYEGPARLQSVLRVYSRVDGHWQAVSAQIVP from the coding sequence ATGCCCGACCTGGACGCCCTGCTGGCCGTGGACGACCGCTGGAACGCCGCGTACCACCACGGCGACCCCGGCGCGCTGGAGGGCGTCCTGGCGGCCGACTGGCTGGGCTTCCTCCCGGACGGCACGAGCATCAGCCGCGCCGACCTGATCACGCACTTTCCCACTGACTCCGCCCCCACGCTGATGATTGAGCGGCACGCCGCGCGCATCCATGGCGACGCGGCCGTCACCCGCCTCACCCTCTACGAGGGCCCTGCCCGCCTCCAGTCCGTCCTGCGCGTCTACAGCCGCGTGGACGGCCACTGGCAGGCGGTCAGCGCGCAGATCGTACCGTGA
- a CDS encoding menaquinone biosynthetic enzyme MqnA/MqnD family protein has protein sequence MSQSASTGRLTPYRAGWIHFTNVAPILDSLVLPPGVTAITGVPTQMNAALLSGQVDIANISAVEFIRNADVLEALPDFSVAVLGPVYSVNLFHTRPLEELRRVALTAQSAMSVALLEVLLRERGLSPTLERAEGEAEALLAQGFDGVLRIGDSALREWYGVVGPLTPETTMTGLPHAARGITVTDLAEEWFRLTGHPFTFAVWAYRKDNPPPPELVQAMREARRDGIGHLADVAERHARKLGLPERVVQHYLWNFRYHLEAPDRLGLHEFAAKAVPGHAPLTFGPRPGEERTRSSAAD, from the coding sequence TTGTCCCAGTCTGCCTCTACCGGCCGCCTCACCCCGTACCGCGCGGGGTGGATTCATTTCACGAATGTCGCGCCGATCCTGGATTCGCTGGTGCTGCCACCGGGCGTGACGGCCATCACGGGCGTGCCGACGCAGATGAACGCGGCGCTGCTGTCGGGTCAGGTGGACATCGCGAACATCAGTGCGGTGGAGTTCATCCGGAACGCGGACGTGCTGGAGGCCCTGCCGGATTTCAGCGTGGCGGTGCTGGGCCCGGTGTACTCCGTGAACCTGTTTCATACGCGCCCGCTGGAGGAGCTGCGGCGGGTGGCGCTGACGGCGCAGTCCGCGATGAGCGTGGCGCTGTTGGAGGTGCTGCTGCGGGAGCGCGGCCTGAGCCCCACCCTGGAACGCGCCGAGGGTGAGGCCGAGGCGCTGCTCGCGCAGGGCTTCGACGGGGTGCTGAGGATCGGGGACAGCGCGCTGCGCGAGTGGTACGGCGTGGTGGGCCCCCTGACGCCCGAGACGACCATGACCGGCCTCCCGCACGCGGCGCGGGGCATCACCGTGACGGATCTGGCGGAGGAGTGGTTCCGCCTGACCGGGCACCCGTTCACGTTCGCGGTGTGGGCGTACCGCAAGGACAACCCGCCGCCCCCCGAACTCGTGCAGGCCATGCGCGAGGCGAGGCGGGACGGCATCGGGCATCTGGCGGACGTGGCGGAGCGGCACGCGCGGAAACTGGGCCTGCCGGAACGGGTCGTGCAGCATTACCTGTGGAACTTCCGCTACCACCTCGAAGCGCCCGACCGGCTGGGCCTGCACGAGTTCGCCGCGAAAGCCGTGCCCGGCCACGCGCCGTTGACGTTCGGCCCCCGCCCCGGCGAGGAACGCACGCGGAGCAGCGCAGCGGACTGA
- a CDS encoding carbohydrate kinase translates to MPLTDTESALLALIRETPLATPEELARRLGSTRASVNVHVSNLVKKGALLGRGYVLPAESGPGRVVVVGGANVDVKARTIQTAVPGTSNPGVTAQAPGGVARNVAENLARLGVPASLVSVVGRDALGDWLLRETEAAGVDVRAVLRAPEVSTGTYTAVLDASGELLVAVAAMAAVEALTPAALQERRGVLRGAAWVVADGNLPEASLAHLLSLAAEAGVPVVFEPVSVPKAARVRSALAAGLAPQAVTPNVPELGALLGHAVPDEPEALRAAAAELHAQGVRLVWVRRGAAGSLLSAPEGVTELSALPAEVRDVTGAGDAMLAAFLAALAAGLAPADAARHGHAAAALTVESDHAVSPTLTPAAIQARLTGAATTG, encoded by the coding sequence ATGCCCCTGACCGACACCGAATCCGCCCTCCTCGCCCTGATCCGCGAGACGCCCCTGGCCACGCCGGAGGAACTGGCGCGCCGCCTGGGGTCCACGCGGGCGTCCGTGAACGTGCACGTGAGCAATCTGGTGAAGAAGGGCGCGCTGCTGGGCCGGGGTTATGTCCTGCCGGCGGAGTCCGGGCCGGGCCGCGTGGTGGTGGTGGGCGGCGCGAACGTGGACGTGAAGGCGCGCACCATCCAGACAGCCGTGCCCGGGACGAGCAATCCGGGCGTGACGGCGCAGGCGCCGGGGGGCGTGGCGCGGAATGTCGCGGAGAACCTGGCGCGGCTGGGCGTGCCCGCGTCGCTGGTGAGTGTGGTGGGCCGGGACGCGCTGGGCGACTGGCTGCTGCGCGAGACGGAGGCGGCGGGCGTGGACGTGCGGGCGGTACTGCGCGCGCCTGAGGTCTCGACGGGAACGTACACGGCGGTGCTGGATGCGAGTGGGGAGCTGCTGGTGGCGGTGGCGGCGATGGCAGCGGTGGAGGCCCTGACCCCGGCGGCGTTGCAGGAGCGGCGGGGGGTGCTGCGGGGCGCGGCGTGGGTGGTGGCGGACGGGAACCTGCCGGAGGCGTCGCTGGCGCATCTGCTGTCCCTGGCGGCCGAGGCGGGGGTGCCGGTGGTGTTCGAGCCGGTGAGCGTGCCGAAGGCGGCGCGGGTGCGCTCCGCGCTGGCCGCAGGTCTGGCCCCGCAGGCCGTGACGCCGAACGTGCCGGAACTGGGCGCCCTGCTGGGCCACGCGGTACCCGACGAGCCGGAGGCGCTGCGTGCGGCGGCAGCCGAGCTGCACGCGCAGGGGGTGCGGCTGGTGTGGGTACGCCGGGGCGCGGCGGGCAGCCTGCTGTCCGCGCCGGAGGGTGTCACCGAACTGTCCGCCCTGCCCGCCGAGGTGCGGGACGTGACCGGCGCGGGCGACGCGATGCTCGCGGCGTTCCTGGCCGCGCTCGCAGCGGGGCTGGCCCCGGCGGACGCGGCGCGGCATGGTCATGCGGCGGCGGCGCTGACCGTGGAGAGCGACCACGCGGTCTCCCCCACCCTCACCCCGGCGGCCATCCAGGCGCGCCTGACGGGGGCCGCCACGACCGGTTAG
- a CDS encoding pseudouridine-5'-phosphate glycosidase, with amino-acid sequence MTHDINPTVAAYLDIHPEVAAALAEGRAVVALESTIISHGMPFPQNVEMARGVEDVVRAHGAVPATIAVLGGRLKVGLTPEELHLLATDKGVEKISTRDLPVTVALGKHGATTVASTMRVAALAGIRVFATGGTGGVHRGAERSMDVSADLLELAQTDVCVVSAGVKSILDIGLTLEVLETHGIPALTLGSEEFPAFYSRQSGFKAPLTVATPDEAARVLKAKWDLGVSGGVMLANPIPEDAEIPAGEITPQIEQALRDMDALGLKGKDTTPYLLGRMVEITGGRSLAANIALVRHNAMVAAQVAVAYAQLG; translated from the coding sequence ATGACTCACGACATCAACCCGACCGTTGCCGCCTACCTGGACATTCACCCCGAAGTGGCCGCCGCCCTGGCCGAGGGCCGCGCGGTGGTCGCGCTGGAGAGCACGATCATCAGTCACGGCATGCCGTTCCCGCAGAACGTGGAGATGGCGCGCGGCGTGGAGGACGTCGTGCGCGCGCACGGCGCGGTGCCCGCGACCATCGCGGTGCTGGGCGGCCGCCTGAAGGTGGGCCTCACGCCCGAGGAACTGCACCTCCTGGCAACCGACAAGGGCGTGGAGAAGATCAGCACCCGCGACCTGCCGGTGACGGTGGCGCTGGGCAAACACGGCGCGACGACCGTGGCGAGCACCATGCGCGTCGCGGCGCTGGCGGGCATCCGCGTGTTCGCCACGGGCGGCACCGGGGGCGTGCACCGCGGCGCCGAGCGCAGCATGGACGTCAGCGCCGACCTGCTGGAGCTGGCGCAGACGGACGTGTGCGTGGTCAGCGCGGGCGTAAAGAGCATCCTGGATATCGGCCTGACGCTGGAGGTGCTCGAAACGCACGGCATCCCGGCCCTGACGCTGGGCAGCGAGGAGTTCCCGGCGTTCTACTCCCGCCAGAGCGGCTTCAAGGCGCCTTTGACGGTCGCCACGCCGGACGAGGCGGCGCGGGTCCTGAAGGCCAAGTGGGATCTGGGGGTGTCGGGCGGCGTGATGCTCGCCAACCCCATCCCCGAGGACGCCGAGATTCCCGCCGGGGAGATCACCCCGCAGATCGAGCAGGCGCTGCGCGACATGGACGCCCTGGGCCTGAAGGGCAAGGACACCACGCCGTACCTGCTGGGCCGCATGGTGGAGATCACCGGGGGCCGCAGCCTCGCCGCGAACATCGCCCTGGTGCGCCACAACGCCATGGTGGCCGCGCAGGTGGCCGTCGCCTACGCGCAGCTGGGTTGA